One Balaenoptera ricei isolate mBalRic1 chromosome 16, mBalRic1.hap2, whole genome shotgun sequence genomic window carries:
- the NT5C2 gene encoding cytosolic purine 5'-nucleotidase isoform X5 translates to MSYRSMFQDVRDAVDWVHYKGSLKEKTVENLEKYVVKDGKLPLLLSRMNEVGKVFLATNSDYKYTDKIMTYLFDFPHGPKPGSSHRPWQSYFDLILVDARKPLFFGEGTVLRQVDTKTGKLKIGTYTGPLQHGIVYSGGSSDTICDLLGAKGKDILYIGDHIFGDILKSKKRQGWRTFLVIPELAQELHVWTDKSSLFEELQSLDIFLAELYKHLDSSSNERPDISSIQRRIKKVTHDMDMCYGMMGSLFRSGSRQTLFASQVMRYADLYAASFINLLYYPFSYLFRAAHVLMPHESTVEHTHVDINEMESPLATRNRTSVDFKDTDYKRHQLTRSISEIKPPNLFPLAPQEITHCHDEDDDEEEEEEEEE, encoded by the exons ATGTCTTACCGGAGTATGTTCCAGGATGTAAGAGATGCAGTTGACTGGGTTCATTACAAG ggtTCCCTTAAGGAAAAGACAGTTGAAAATCTTGAGAAGTATGTAGTCAAAGAT GGAAAACTGCCTTTGCTTCTAAGCCGGATGAATGAAGTAGGGAAAGTATTTCTTGCCACCAACAGTGACTATAAATACACAGAT aaaattatGACTTACCTGTTTGATTTCCCACATGGCCCCAAG CCTGGGAGCTCCCACCGACCATGGCAGTCCTACTTTGACCTGATCTTGGTGGACGCACGGAAACCACTCTTTTTTGGAGAAGGCACAGTACTGCGTCAGGTGGACACT AAAACTGGCAAGCTGAAGATTGGTACCTACACGGGCCCCTTACAGCATGGCATTGTCTACTCTGGGG GTTCATCTGATACAATCTGTGATCTGTTGGGAGCCAAGGGCAAAGACATTTTATATATTGGAGATCACATTTTTGgggacattttaaaatcaaagaaacGGCAAGGGTGGCGAACTTTTTTGGTGATTCCTGAACTTGCACAGGAGCTGCATGTCTGGACTGATAAGAGTT CACTTTTCGAAGAGCTTCAGAGCTTGGATATTTTCTTGGCTGAACTCTACAA GCACCTTGACAGCAGCAGCAATGAGCGCCCAGACATTAGCTCCATCCAGAGACGTATTAAG AAAGTAACTCATGACATGGACATGTGCTACGGGATGATGGGAAGCCTGTTTCGCAGTGGCTCCCGGCAGACCCTCTTTGCCAGTCAGGTGATGCGCTATGCTGATCTCTATGCAGCATCTTTCATTAATCTGCTGTATTACCCGTTCAGCTACCTCTTCAGAGCTGCCCACGTCTTG ATGCCTCATGAGTCAACAGTGGAACACACACATGTAGATATCAATGAGATGGAGTCCCCCCTTGCAACCCGGAACCGTACATCAGTGGATTTCAAAGATACCGACTACAAACGGCACCAGTTGACACGGTCGATTAGTGAGATTAAGCCCCCCAACCTCTTCCCACTGGCCCCCCAGGAAATTACACATTGccatgatgaagatgatgatgaagaggaagaagaggaagaggaagaatga